AAACCAATCATTACAAAGGGCAGATTTTTCTCTTTAATTTTTGGTGATTCGACCTTGCTGAATACAAATATTGCAGTACCGATTATAAGAAATAGTGTTCCATAAAATTCAATATACCCCATAATATAACCCATAATATCCCTCCATCACTCTGAGCATACCATCAGCAAGGACAAGAAGGAATCCAACTCTCACAAGAGAACCTCCTTTTTTTGTTCTATCAATCTATGCAATTTTTTATACATTCCTAATCTGGCTCCGTTTTAGAGTTCTCGTTTGTTAATGAATTAGCTAAAAAACTGTATGAAATTTTGCATACTCTTAGCATAATTTTTTTCCGAAATGCTGTTGTTACTATATATGTGGTTCTGTTGCAAAGTTTTTTTAGAGAAATTAAAATGTAAGAAAAATGATCCAAGGAGTATGATGCATGAGATATTTTAAAGGAAAACAGTTCAAGAAAGATATTATTTTAGTAGCCGTCGGCTATTATTGTCGTTTTTCTTTAAGTTATCGCGATGTATCCGAAATTCTGAAAGAACGTGGAGTTTCCGTGCATCTAACAACCATCATGCGTTGGGTGCATGAATATGGAAATTTGATTTATAAAATTTGGAAGAAGAAAAATAGAGCAGCACATTTCACATGGCATTTAGATGAAACCTATATCAAAGTGAAAGGAGAGTGGTGTTATCTCTATCGTGCGATTGATCAAGAAGGATACACCTTAGATATTCAACTTCGTAAAACAAGGGATCATCAAGCCGCCTATATGTTTATGAAAAGGTTAGTGAAAGGTTTTGGAGAACCAATGGTTCTCATAACAGACAAGGATCCTGCTTTACTTTGTGCGTTTAAAAAACTGAAAAAGAACGGTTTTTATGTACATACGAAACATTGCACCGTTAAGCATCTCAATAATCTCATCGAACAGGATCATCGACATATAAAACGGTGCTTTGCCAAATCTTCTGGATTCCAAACGATTCGTCATGCTTCACGTACCATAAAAGGGATTGAAACGGTTCAGGCCATATATAAACAGAGACGCAGTCTTGAATCAGATTCCGTCTTTTCAGTGTACAAAGAACTACAGCAATTAGTATCGGTTGCTTAATTCCTATCTTCAACCTATGCCCCCCGCTATATTTTTTCAAACTTTGCAACAGAACCTGGATAGGTTACCACCTAACTGTATTCATTATAAAGGACTTTTTCTTTTCGTAAAATACGATTATCGAATATTTCGAATTCCTTTAAAACCTAAATTATTTTAATGCAACACTAGTGATAAATTTTGATTGAAATCATTTCTTCCCTATAGTTCAATTTTTGAATATTAGTGTAATAAAAAATAAAAGGGGGTTTTAACGTTGATTGAAATTTTTATTTACCACTCTTATAAAGATGATTATTTTATGATTTCGGCTGTTTTTGTAAAATTAAAGGATTCATTCGAAAAAGAAAGAGTTGAAAAGTTCGTGAAAAAGTATAAACTTGTAGGAACTTTTGTAGATGTTGATAGTGATAGCGGCTTAAAACAGCGGTGTCCACTATTCGGGGCAAGTTCAGTCCTTTATAAAAAATAAAAAAGCTCTCGATCTTTTATATATTGTACGTTCATTTCACTTAATAGAGTAAGGAGTTAATTTATTAGATAGCTTGAAGAAAAAATTCTTTCTAAGTTATACCAATAAATAAACTCCGATAATAAAAAATATAATATTCTGAGGAGGCTATTACAATGGCACAATATTTACATTTTGGTTACAACGGTTATACAGGTACAGTAGGTGGGCATACAGATGCAAGTTATTACAGTTCCGGAGCTACGACAGTAGATTTCACACAATTTAATCTTAATAGTGGGGGGACATGGAATTATACAATTTATTTGCAACGAAATGAAAACGGCTCATGGAGAACAACTGACACGTTAAGCGGTTCGTTTTCAAACCGAGTAACAAGATCATTTAACATCACGGACAATTTACCGGGAACATACCGAATTAAAGGTGTTTTAAACAACAAATTTACAAACTTAACAGATTCTTTCAAAATCTATCGTTAAAAATGCAAGGGAGGCGCTGAAATGTTCGAAGGTATCAAGGATTATCTGAGCAAAATGCCTCCGAATGCACTCTCTGCTTTACATCCCGAGGAGCTGGAGAAATACCTTTTTCAAGAAAAGGAAAACTTATCTGCATATCAATGGGGAACGGATATGTTCCTTAAAAAACAAAAAAAGTTGTTTGTTCTTTAACAAACAACTTTTTTTGTTTTTACAGAGTGTTTGGAAACCCTTTAGGATTTCCGACACTCTGGAAAGAATTGAAGTTTTTATGTGTGAAAAATAAGAAAAAATGATAAAAATAAGAAGGTTCTGTTGCAAAGTTTTTTTAGGGAAATTAAAATGTAAGAAAAATGATTCAAGGAGCATGATGCATGAGATATTTTAAAGGAAAACAGTTCAAGAAAGATATTATTTTAGTAGCCGTCGGCTATTATTGTCGTTTTTCTTTAAGTTATCGCGATGTATCCGAAATTCTGAAAGAACGTGGAGTTTCCGTGCATCTAACAACCATCATGCGTTGGGTGCATGAATATGGAAATTTGATTTATAAAATTTGGAAGAAGAAAAATAGAGCAGCATATTTCACATGGCATTTAGATGAAACCTATATCAAAGTGAAAGGAGAGTGGTGTTATCTCTATCGTGCGATTGATCAAGAAGGATACACCTTAGATATTCAACTTCGTAAAACAAGGGATCATCAAGCCGCCTATATGTTTATGAAAAGGTTAGTGAAAGGTTTTGGAGAACCAATGGTTCTCATAACAGACAAGGATCCTGCTTTACTTTGTGCGTTTAAAAAACTGAAAAAGAACGGTTTTTATGTACATACGAAACATTGCACCGTTAAGCATCTCAATAATCTCATCGAACAGGATCATCGACATATAAAACGGTGCTTTGCCAAATCTTCTGGATTCCAAACGATTCGTCATGCTTCACGTACCATAAAAGGGATTGAAACGGTTCAGGCCATATATAAACAGAGACGCAGTCTTGAATCAGACTCCGTCTTTTCAGTGTACAAAGAACTACAGCAATTAGTATCGGTTGCTTAATTCCTATCTTCAACCTATGCCCCCCGCTATATTTTTTCAAACTTTGCAACAGAACCTGCTTAAGACTAGATGCCACTAGGAAACTTTTCGCCTCTTTATATCTTTCCTAAGTATTTGCACCAGAACCGAAATACGACCTAAATGGAACAAAAAAGTCAGAATAACTATCAATTATGGTAAAAAAATCTTTCTAGTTCACAAAATTTTTTAGATATGTCTAATAGCTCAGAAAAACAAGGGATGGTGTTTGGGAGAAATAGGGGGAGTACTTAGAGAAACTAGTGATAGTATTTGAGGGGAACACTAACAATACTAATTTTAACAATACTAAACTAACAATAAATGTTCACATGTATTTATATATCGGTTATTAGAATTAATGTCATGGATAATTAGAAAAGTGAATGGATGCTACACTCATGCCACACTCATGTCACACTGCACTTGATTAATTTAAGGTATAATTTTAATAGGTAGGAGTGGCTGTAAGATGACCAGAATAACTCTCATTTATGGTATTATTTGTGAAATTCAGTGGTGTTATTACCGTAAGCTTAAATGATTCCTAAATAATGAAAAGCCAGTAATTAGAAACACTGAAATACTAGTAAAAGAACTTGGTTTTTAAAGAATCTAACTAAATATTGTTTAAGAAATAGAAGCATATACTTGCTTCTATTTTTTATTGAAAAAAGGAGATGAATATAATGGAAGAACAGATTTTAAATGTCATGCTATCACAAGGTGCTTTTGGCGCCTTATTTGTTTGGCTACTATTTTCAACAAGGAAGGAGAGTAAGGAATTATTAGAATCAAATCGTCAGGAAAACAAAGAGCGAGAAGATAAATATCAGCAAACAATTACAGAAAATCAAGCTGTAATTACAAAACAAGCTGAAGCTTTTGGTTCTCTATCTAAAGATGTATCTGAAATCAAGCAAATTCTGGGTACAAAAGGAGATAAATGATTTATGAAAAAAATATCACATCTATTTATCTTTGTATTAATAACATTTATCTCCTTAGTAAGCTTTGCTACAGGTGCCCTTGCCGATAGAACCCTTATTATAGAGAACTTACCGAAAATTTCTTATCGAAATGGTGTGGGTGCATATGAAGGTGTTGTCGCACACAGTACAGCAACATCAGAAGCACCAGCTATTAATATTCAAAAATATGAAACTCGTACATGGCGTTCAGCGTTTGTACATTATGCAGTAGATTGGAATGAAACAATTCAAATTGCGGATACAAATTATATTGCATATGGTGCAGGTCCAGATGCAAATAGCCGCTTTGTACATGTAGAGCTTTGTGAAACTGCTGATGATGATAAATTCAAGCGTTCCTACAATAAATATGTGAAGTTACTTGCGATGATCTTACGTAATCAGGGGTTATCGGTAGAAAAAGGACTATGGACACATGATGATGTCCGTAGACATCTCGGAGGCACAACACATGAAGATCCTTTAGCTTATTTAAAAAGTCACGGTGTTTCTGAGTCTCAATTCCGTTCCGATGTAAAGCATGCGTACAATCATTCAAATGATGAATTTAATCCTACAGAATCACTAAAATTAAATGTACCTTCTATTAATAGAGTTGTATATATAGAAGGATTTAATATTAATTTACGAAAAGGACCTGGAACAAGTTATTCAGTAATTCGTCAGGTAAACAAACCAGAATCTTATGCTGTATTAGGTGAACAAGATGGATGGTTAAATCTTGGAGGTAATCAATGGATAAAATATGACCCATCTTATATTAGGCTTGATACAAAAGAGAATATGAGTTCATCAATTGTAGGACACCGTATGGTGTCTAAGGTAGATAATTTACGCTTTTATAAATCGCCTTCTTGGGAAGATAAAGATGTCGCTGGTGTTGTAAATGTTGGAGAAGGTTTTATTATAGATGCTGAGATTATGGTAAATGGTTCAAAACAATATAAAGTTCACAATAGTAAAAATATTACATTCTATATTACGGAAAACTCATCTTATATAGAAGTTAAATAATTATTAAAGAGCAATACCCACAGGGCATTGCTCTTGTTTATTTTGATATCGGTATTTAAGATATTTTAAAGTTTTCACTTGAAAAACTATGATTGTATGGATTTTTAATCAGTTATTTATTCTTTTAATCTTTTTATCCGATACAAGGGAATTCTGTTTGAAACAATTATCTTTATTACCAACAATTGATAAGGAAACAGAAAAGAAAGTTCAAAAGGAGGTAATTAATATTCTAAAAGAATATCGTGTATTAAAGATATATTTTGAAAACGCTGTTGAACAAAAAAGAGAAGGGGTAATTTTATTCCCTAGAATTAGTGATATGGAGAGTCTTAACCGTATGAAGTTTGAACAAATTGAAAGGGTACTGTGTAATGGGCTAGATGAAGATCAACGTAATATCATTACTATAAAATATCTGAGTAATAAGAAATACAATGATGATTATATTTACGATAAATTATTAATGAACAGGGATAAATTTTATAAAAGAAAGAAACGTGCTTTAGGAATTATTTAGAAACACTTTATATTCTTAGATTATTTTTTAAATATTGGGAGGTTGTTTTTGAATAACAAAAATATAGAAAATTTATACAGTATATATCAAAAAAATTAGAAGAACCTATTATGCGGAGTTTTCTGAGCAATCCGGATAATTATGGGTTATTTCTTAATGTTATAGAACAGACAACCAATGAAAATAAGCAGTTACTAGATAAGGCTTTTAAAGTTCATTTTAAAAAGTAAAAATAATAAGTTATATTAGTAACTTAATTTATTTTTATTCGATAGGTTTTGATAAAAAGTTTCCATTAATAATAGCAGAAATATATTAAATTTAGATAAATCATTTACTAATGAAGGTGAGAATAATACAACTATCTTGGAATTAATGAGCGATGATTTAACAGATATAACTTATATGCAGATCGAAGAAAATCAGACTGACTTAAAAGAGCATATAACAGACGAATTGCTATACAAAGGTTTAAATTTATTAAGTGAAAAGCAACTGAAAATATTAAATTTATATTATGTTTATCAATACAATAATAAACAAATTTCACGAATTCTATCGGAATCAGAGCAGACAATTTCTTATAATCATAAACAGGCTTTAAAAAACTCAAATCACAATTAATATGAGGTGAAAAAATTTATGGTAGAATTAAAGGATGAAATTTTAAGTAGTTGTAATTATGAAAAGGTCTTACAAATTTTCAATTTTAAAATTCGTAGCTGTTTACATAATACTCCCTATCAAGAAAGAGAAGATTTAGAACAAGAGATTAAGATGAAAATATTTGAAAAAATAGATGTTATTAATAAATTAGAAGTTCCTGGTTTTTTTGAATTTTTAGATTCTGGTACAAATAATTAGAAGAGAAGAAGAATGGTTCTGTTGCATAGTTTCTTAAGAAGATAAATAAAGACATGTATGGATGGGGAGATATTATGCAGCTACCAGTAATTGTTGTAATTCATCATACACTGAAAAGACGGAGTCTGATTCAAGACTTCGTCTCTGTTTATATAAGGCCTGAATCGTTTTAATCCCTTTTATAGTACGTGAAGCATGACGAATATTTTGGAATCCAGAAGATTTGACAAAACGTCGTTTTACATGTCGATGATCTTGTTCAATGAGATTGTTGAGATACTTGACAGTACAATGTTTTGTACGTACATAAAAACCGTTCTTTTTCAGTTTTTTGAACGCACAAAGCAAGGCTGGAGCCTTATCGGTAGTAAGAACCGTTGGTTCTCCAAAAACTTTGACGAGTCGCTTCATAAACAGATAAGCCGCTTGATGATCGCGTGTTCTACGAAGTTGAATATCCAAAGTATGCCCATCTCCATCAATTGCACGATAAAGATAACACCACTCTCCTTTCACTTTGATGTAAGTTTCATCTAAATGCCAACCATGGTGCGCGGATTTATTTTTCTTCTTCCAAATTTGATAGATCAGATTGCCGTATTCATGAACCCAACGCATAATTGTTGTTGGATAAACGGAAACACCACGTTCTTTCAAGATTTCAGATACATCACGATAACTTAAAGAAAAACGACAATAATAGCCAACGGCTACTAAAATAATATCTTTCTTGAACTGTTTTCCTTTAAAATATTTCATTTAAAAATCTCCCTGTTTCTTTTTCTAGAGTGTAGCCTCATTTAGAAAACTTTGCAACAGAACCAAATTTATCACAAAAAAGAATATATATCCCTTAATTGTGATATAATGGAATGAATCTGAAAAGGGGTTCTTTTAATGTTCATCAAATTATTTAGACTAGAACACGTTTAAATGTTTTTAGAAGGGAATTTATATTTTTGCAACACAGGGATTTTTTAAATTTGGAAAATAAGCATGGTGATAAAGGAATTGGTAATAAACATAAAAATTCTTTTTTCAGATATTTTGAACCAGCAACACAGGAGATTCACATTGGCCTCGAAGCTAGGAAAATGCACAGAATAGATGTTACAAGAGCATTTTTTATGAAAGAAACTTTTTAAATCACAAAAAGAGTATCGCGTTATTACTTCACATCCTGTAGAAGGTGATTCATTTAAATCCTGGCGATTTAAATGAATGTTTTATTAGTTTGGAAAATATTGATAATTTAGAACTCCTTACGTTGCAAAAGGTAAAAAAGGAAAACCTGCACATAGCTTCCAACGCAAGAAATAAACTTAACGACCTGAGCATGTCGGTAATTGCTACAAATTACAAAATTTTTGGGGAAACAACAAATGAAATCATTTAAAGCAATCGCATTAGCTGGAGCATTAGCAATTGGGGGAATTACGGTTGCAGAATTTTCACAACCAACAAAAGCAGCAGCAGCTGTATTAGATGCTTGGGGAATTAACACAGTTTACGATTTAGCAAATGTTGCAGAATCTCAGGAGTACAGCTTAGGACTTAGCTCAAGTTTCAAATTGGGAGATACATTCCGTATAGCTGACAGTGGATTCGTTGGTGTATTAACTAACGAATGCAAAATTTTCAAAATTGAAGCAGATGGTTCGCTGTCACGTTATAAAACAATCACTCCAAAAGTAACAGCTGATACTCACGTATGGGAAACAACATTCACTTCTGGTTGCACAAAAGGTAATTATGTAGCTATCGTTAAAATTGGCAACCATTTTTCGAAAACAAAAACTTTCACTTATAACGGTTAATAGGAGGATTTCAAATGAAAATATTTGGAAAAGTAATATTGACAGGTACGTTAGCTCTTGGTGGTTTAACCATCACAGAGCTAGCTCAACCAACATCGTCAGCAAAAGCAGAAGTTATTAGTGTGTGGTATG
This genomic stretch from Bacillus pseudomycoides harbors:
- a CDS encoding IS6 family transposase; this translates as MRYFKGKQFKKDIILVAVGYYCRFSLSYRDVSEILKERGVSVHLTTIMRWVHEYGNLIYKIWKKKNRAAHFTWHLDETYIKVKGEWCYLYRAIDQEGYTLDIQLRKTRDHQAAYMFMKRLVKGFGEPMVLITDKDPALLCAFKKLKKNGFYVHTKHCTVKHLNNLIEQDHRHIKRCFAKSSGFQTIRHASRTIKGIETVQAIYKQRRSLESDSVFSVYKELQQLVSVA
- a CDS encoding IS6 family transposase, with protein sequence MRYFKGKQFKKDIILVAVGYYCRFSLSYRDVSEILKERGVSVHLTTIMRWVHEYGNLIYKIWKKKNRAAYFTWHLDETYIKVKGEWCYLYRAIDQEGYTLDIQLRKTRDHQAAYMFMKRLVKGFGEPMVLITDKDPALLCAFKKLKKNGFYVHTKHCTVKHLNNLIEQDHRHIKRCFAKSSGFQTIRHASRTIKGIETVQAIYKQRRSLESDSVFSVYKELQQLVSVA
- a CDS encoding BhlA/UviB family holin-like peptide; protein product: MEEQILNVMLSQGAFGALFVWLLFSTRKESKELLESNRQENKEREDKYQQTITENQAVITKQAEAFGSLSKDVSEIKQILGTKGDK
- a CDS encoding N-acetylmuramoyl-L-alanine amidase → MKKISHLFIFVLITFISLVSFATGALADRTLIIENLPKISYRNGVGAYEGVVAHSTATSEAPAINIQKYETRTWRSAFVHYAVDWNETIQIADTNYIAYGAGPDANSRFVHVELCETADDDKFKRSYNKYVKLLAMILRNQGLSVEKGLWTHDDVRRHLGGTTHEDPLAYLKSHGVSESQFRSDVKHAYNHSNDEFNPTESLKLNVPSINRVVYIEGFNINLRKGPGTSYSVIRQVNKPESYAVLGEQDGWLNLGGNQWIKYDPSYIRLDTKENMSSSIVGHRMVSKVDNLRFYKSPSWEDKDVAGVVNVGEGFIIDAEIMVNGSKQYKVHNSKNITFYITENSSYIEVK
- a CDS encoding ArpU family transcriptional regulator encodes the protein MKQLSLLPTIDKETEKKVQKEVINILKEYRVLKIYFENAVEQKREGVILFPRISDMESLNRMKFEQIERVLCNGLDEDQRNIITIKYLSNKKYNDDYIYDKLLMNRDKFYKRKKRALGII
- a CDS encoding sigma factor-like helix-turn-helix DNA-binding protein; this translates as MQIEENQTDLKEHITDELLYKGLNLLSEKQLKILNLYYVYQYNNKQISRILSESEQTISYNHKQALKNSNHN
- a CDS encoding IS6 family transposase, with protein sequence MKYFKGKQFKKDIILVAVGYYCRFSLSYRDVSEILKERGVSVYPTTIMRWVHEYGNLIYQIWKKKNKSAHHGWHLDETYIKVKGEWCYLYRAIDGDGHTLDIQLRRTRDHQAAYLFMKRLVKVFGEPTVLTTDKAPALLCAFKKLKKNGFYVRTKHCTVKYLNNLIEQDHRHVKRRFVKSSGFQNIRHASRTIKGIKTIQALYKQRRSLESDSVFSVYDELQQLLVAA
- a CDS encoding DUF5065 family protein encodes the protein MKSFKAIALAGALAIGGITVAEFSQPTKAAAAVLDAWGINTVYDLANVAESQEYSLGLSSSFKLGDTFRIADSGFVGVLTNECKIFKIEADGSLSRYKTITPKVTADTHVWETTFTSGCTKGNYVAIVKIGNHFSKTKTFTYNG